The Manihot esculenta cultivar AM560-2 chromosome 8, M.esculenta_v8, whole genome shotgun sequence genomic interval aatattatgccatgaaaaattatacataaaatCGACTTCCCCCACTTGTCTGCAAAGAATTTTCTTGATGTCAGTTTGAAATCATATGTAGCATCCATGAAATTACTCCCAGTAGGGAAGACTCTTCCTGAAAATACAAATCACACACAACTAACTCACCGAAATATTCACCAGCTAAAGGAAACCAATAAGCAGCATCACTAGCGAATTATTCTCTTGTCACATTTCACAAACTTTTCAGCAACTTCAGCATACATGAATTAGTTTCACTCTTGAAcaactaattttaaaattaatctctCACATATCTACAAGAAGCTGAGCCCTTCAAAGAAACAATTACTTACATGGAGAAGATGTCCATATTTGCATGTTAAatcttattataaatattaattcacAGCATCTTTTATTATATAGAGCACCATACAGCTATGATTTTCTTATCCTCAACCTAACTTCAGTAATCTTTCTTCGCACTTAATCATGCTAAGGAAACTACAGAGAAGGACAATGAAGATTATCTGAAATTCAGAAAGCCTacataaatgaaagaaaaatacctCTGAGCTGAAATCATCCACATTCTGCTGAGGATAGAAGGTAACCTATGAGATGCTAAGCAATGAAACAATACAATACTGTTAGTGCTCAGAGCATAATAAAACagtacaatatatatatatatatatataatgcatTCTGAACTTCTCTAATTCTGTATACTTGCAATATGGATTCCCCTTGCCTgagatcatgtacaacaaggAGCCCAACAGCTTCAGTGTTGAGAAATGAAGAAAAGAATTCCAGGTCTCTCATTGAGCAAGCATTGCCAAAGGTCTGCTAAAAAATGAATGCTAACAAGCTTTTGCAGGACCTTTTCACTTCTCAGCTCTATCACAACAAGCTTCCACGTGGTACTTCTAGCACCATCTGTACCAACAAGAATACTGCAAGGGATAGTTCTTTTCAATTGCAAAAAGGAAATGAATAAATGATCAAAATCAGCaattaaatttactatttaatttttttaaaataagaagaaaCTGATTAATGGACGTTTCACAAACCAATTTAGGTAACTTGTAAAGAATGGGGAAAAGAAATTACCTGTAATCTCTATAGGAAGAAGCACCACTCTTACATCAATAAATGAAAAGGCAGAAAGCTAGGAGAGGATTGGACTGGCCATCACCAACAAACAACAAAAAGGAATTATCAGAGTTAACTGCCTTCCCATGAAAGATTATGaatcaaattttataaaaagctAAGAAATCTGACAATCTTAGCCTACCATTAGTTGTAAGTGGCAGGTGATTTTAGCACTGATGCAGATTCTTCTGGGAACATAACATGCTCTCGGAACCCCTTGAAATCCTTGTTTACAACAAAATTATTGCAATTTTGCTTACCAATAATCTCCACATGAACATACACCACCTTCAAAATGATGAAAACGGTATGCATCTCGTACCACAATTGTCCGGTTTGAAATCTTTGATACATATTTAATCCATGTGTGGCAATCAATACAGACACGAAGATTCTTCATTACATGTATGGGAATTGGATCAGACAAACTAAGGAGTCCAAATGCAATAGCCAGTTTCTCACTATGAATATATACAGTTGGATCCTTCTGCTCCTGCTCCACATCATTTAACAGGCTATATCGATCTTGCATGTAACCAATCTCAGCTGCCCTTTTATTCAGGTCAGCCAagaattcatatattttatctGCTAAGGGATGGAGCTTATCACCAACAAAAAACGCATGAACTGAGTTCCTAATCTCAATCCAGCTACGACCAGGCTCTTTCTTCACACCCCTGTCTTTCATCATCTGCCTTGTCTGATCCCTACAATCCCAATTCCCAGCCACTGCATACATATTTGACAGAAGAACATAAGTTGCTGAATCTTCAGGTTCCAATTCCAGCAGATTAAGGGCAGCAAACTCTCCAATTGCTGTGTTCTTATGAACTGTACAAGCACTTAAAAGGGTTCTCCAAACCATTGCATCTGGAACAAATGGCATCTCCTCAACAAATTTTTTTGCTTGGCTCAAACGACCAGCACGACTAAGAAGATCCACGACACATGCATAATGTTCAGGTTTAGGCACTAAGTCATGCTCTTTGCTCATGGATTCAAAGTATGCAAGACCCTCATTGACCAAACCAACATGGCTACAAGCTGATAAAGCTCCCACAAAGGTGACATGGTTTGGCAGTGCACCTACCTGTTTCATTTCTTCAAAGAGATTTACTGCTTCTTTTCCGCATCCATGTTGAGAGTAGCCTGAAATCATAGCATTCCAAGAAACAACATTTTTTTCAGACATCTCGAAAAACTCTCTTTTGGCATCATCGATGCAACCACACTTGGCATAGAGTGTGATTAAAGCATTAGAAACTTCAATTTCTGAATCAAATCCTGTTTTTATAATTAAGGAATGGAACTGCTTCCCTTGCTTTATTGTGGCCATATTGGCAGCTGCACTAACTGCAGAGCCAAATGTGAATACGCTAGCTTCAACATTAGCTCTTTTCATCTGAACAAAGATCTTCATCGCTTCCTCACAGTATCCACTTTGTGCAAATCCAGATATCAATCCATTCCATGATATACTATCCTTGGCATCATTTTTTTCAAATGCCAAGTATGCTTCTTGAATTTTACCGCATCTAGCATAAAGATTAACAAGTGCATTGCCAATTGAAATATCTTGTGAAAAACCACAGACATATGATTGAGCATGAATTTGTCGTCCTTGATTCAGTGCTTGAATACCAGCACATGCACTGATTGCACTTGAAAACCCTATGTTGTCTGATTGGATCCCTCGGATTAGCATTTCTTCAAAAAGTTTAAGAGCTTCAGAAAACAAATCATTCTGCGTGTACCCAGCAATCATAGCTGTCCATGAAACAACATCTTCCACAGTAAGTCTTCTAAGAATTCCTTGAGCAATATCTAGTTTTCCATGCTTAGCATACATATCTATAAGCACACTACAGACATACACATTAAACTGAAAGCCAGCCTTTATTACTTGGGAATGAATTTGCTCCCCAAGATCAAGAGCTCCAAATGTCGTACAAGTTCTCAAAATACTTGGGTAGGTAAACTGATTAGGTATCAACCCTTCAATCTGCATTTGTCTAAATGTCTGAAATGACTCAC includes:
- the LOC110621338 gene encoding pentatricopeptide repeat-containing protein At4g13650 isoform X1 — protein: MIISHFCPMSLRGSSTSLPFHVLRKFRPPFTLKPIQIPWKCFRRNLSPPRLAYDAVDEIYDQENEGHFRGTEFLHLMDEQGVRANSQTYLWLLDFCLNSGSFAECKKLHGKIVKAGFDRERVLCDKLIDFYLAEGDLDSVVQVFDDMPTRNMITWNKVLYGLVANKMSNRVLSLFSQMVQENVNPSEVTFASVLRACGGSNTAFCYIEQIHARMICHGFLTSPIACNPLIDLYAKNGFLDSARKVFDKLSVKDSASWVAMISGFSQNGYGEEAIRLFYEMHISGIFPTPYVFSSVLSACTKVELFDTGEQLHALVFKYGFFWETYVCNALVTLYSRLGNFVCAEQVFSNIHKKDEVSYNSLISGLAQQGYSDRALKLFKKMQLDHLKPDCVTIASLMSACASIGALCKGEQLHSYVIKTGMCFDIIVEGSLLDLYVKCSDIKTAHKFFLTTQTENVVLWNVMLVAYGQLDNLSESFQTFRQMQIEGLIPNQFTYPSILRTCTTFGALDLGEQIHSQVIKAGFQFNVYVCSVLIDMYAKHGKLDIAQGILRRLTVEDVVSWTAMIAGYTQNDLFSEALKLFEEMLIRGIQSDNIGFSSAISACAGIQALNQGRQIHAQSYVCGFSQDISIGNALVNLYARCGKIQEAYLAFEKNDAKDSISWNGLISGFAQSGYCEEAMKIFVQMKRANVEASVFTFGSAVSAAANMATIKQGKQFHSLIIKTGFDSEIEVSNALITLYAKCGCIDDAKREFFEMSEKNVVSWNAMISGYSQHGCGKEAVNLFEEMKQVGALPNHVTFVGALSACSHVGLVNEGLAYFESMSKEHDLVPKPEHYACVVDLLSRAGRLSQAKKFVEEMPFVPDAMVWRTLLSACTVHKNTAIGEFAALNLLELEPEDSATYVLLSNMYAVAGNWDCRDQTRQMMKDRGVKKEPGRSWIEIRNSVHAFFVGDKLHPLADKIYEFLADLNKRAAEIGYMQDRYSLLNDVEQEQKDPTVYIHSEKLAIAFGLLSLSDPIPIHVMKNLRVCIDCHTWIKYVSKISNRTIVVRDAYRFHHFEGGVCSCGDYW
- the LOC110621338 gene encoding pentatricopeptide repeat-containing protein At4g13650 isoform X2, yielding MDEQGVRANSQTYLWLLDFCLNSGSFAECKKLHGKIVKAGFDRERVLCDKLIDFYLAEGDLDSVVQVFDDMPTRNMITWNKVLYGLVANKMSNRVLSLFSQMVQENVNPSEVTFASVLRACGGSNTAFCYIEQIHARMICHGFLTSPIACNPLIDLYAKNGFLDSARKVFDKLSVKDSASWVAMISGFSQNGYGEEAIRLFYEMHISGIFPTPYVFSSVLSACTKVELFDTGEQLHALVFKYGFFWETYVCNALVTLYSRLGNFVCAEQVFSNIHKKDEVSYNSLISGLAQQGYSDRALKLFKKMQLDHLKPDCVTIASLMSACASIGALCKGEQLHSYVIKTGMCFDIIVEGSLLDLYVKCSDIKTAHKFFLTTQTENVVLWNVMLVAYGQLDNLSESFQTFRQMQIEGLIPNQFTYPSILRTCTTFGALDLGEQIHSQVIKAGFQFNVYVCSVLIDMYAKHGKLDIAQGILRRLTVEDVVSWTAMIAGYTQNDLFSEALKLFEEMLIRGIQSDNIGFSSAISACAGIQALNQGRQIHAQSYVCGFSQDISIGNALVNLYARCGKIQEAYLAFEKNDAKDSISWNGLISGFAQSGYCEEAMKIFVQMKRANVEASVFTFGSAVSAAANMATIKQGKQFHSLIIKTGFDSEIEVSNALITLYAKCGCIDDAKREFFEMSEKNVVSWNAMISGYSQHGCGKEAVNLFEEMKQVGALPNHVTFVGALSACSHVGLVNEGLAYFESMSKEHDLVPKPEHYACVVDLLSRAGRLSQAKKFVEEMPFVPDAMVWRTLLSACTVHKNTAIGEFAALNLLELEPEDSATYVLLSNMYAVAGNWDCRDQTRQMMKDRGVKKEPGRSWIEIRNSVHAFFVGDKLHPLADKIYEFLADLNKRAAEIGYMQDRYSLLNDVEQEQKDPTVYIHSEKLAIAFGLLSLSDPIPIHVMKNLRVCIDCHTWIKYVSKISNRTIVVRDAYRFHHFEGGVCSCGDYW